In the genome of Armatimonadota bacterium, one region contains:
- a CDS encoding uroporphyrinogen decarboxylase family protein, translating to FSSDVQPPHFFEEWSRDYYLEAISRLHSAGKFVAMHVDGRLKGALAMIRATGADCADAVTPAPMGDLTPDECRSEAGPELILSGGVSPELWLPNTNIEDFRYAVMRWLNLRKQSPRLIANAGDQVPPGAEESRIALMRDLVEKYGKY from the coding sequence ATTTTTCAAGCGATGTCCAGCCGCCACATTTCTTCGAAGAGTGGTCGCGAGACTACTACCTTGAAGCCATCAGCCGCCTTCATTCTGCGGGGAAATTCGTTGCAATGCATGTAGACGGGCGATTGAAGGGTGCACTGGCGATGATTCGCGCTACAGGCGCCGATTGTGCTGATGCGGTAACACCCGCACCCATGGGCGATCTAACGCCAGATGAATGCCGGTCAGAGGCAGGCCCAGAGCTTATCCTTTCTGGCGGCGTTTCGCCGGAACTCTGGCTACCCAACACAAACATCGAAGACTTTAGGTATGCTGTAATGCGATGGCTGAATCTCAGGAAGCAAAGCCCTCGGCTAATCGCTAATGCCGGCGACCAAGTTCCTCCAGGAGCAGAAGAAAGCCGGATTGCTCTGATGCGCGATTTGGTTGAGAAATACGGCAAATACTAG